One genomic window of Lepeophtheirus salmonis chromosome 5, UVic_Lsal_1.4, whole genome shotgun sequence includes the following:
- the LOC121117187 gene encoding arginine kinase isoform X6, translating into MSEVPPFPNILSTHSLVAKHVSKEKWEKLAGIQTKTSGFTLAKAIACAVEFDDQHCGIYAGDEDSYVDFAEVFIPLICEYHGLPPSFAHTSDMDSTKIKGNIDPNAPVHSTRIRVGRSIQGFGLSPGITKQQRLDVEDLMSHAFKKLKGDLSGNYYPLLGMEEGVRQQLVDDHFLFVSGDRNLKVGGMERDWPEGRGIFHNKEKSFLTWVNEEDQLRIISMEKGGDVKGVFERLARGIQAVGDSVKEESGKEFLLDPKLGYLHSCPTNLGTGMRASVHVDLPGWTKEGLPALKKRCEELALQPRGTRGESGGQTGVTYDISNKHRLGYSEVQLVQTMIDGVNTLYKEDLELKKKHGL; encoded by the exons ATGTCCGAA GTTCCTCCTTTCCCCAACATTCTCTCAACCCACAGCTTGGTTGCCAAACACGTAAGCAAGGAGAAATGGGAGAAGTTGGCTGGTATCCAGACCAAGACTTCTGGTTTTACTTTGGCCAAGGCTATTGCATGCGCTGTGGAGTTTGACGATCAGCACTGTGGTATCTACGCTGGTGATGAAGACTCTTATGTTGATTTTGCGGAAGTGTTCATTCCCCTCATTTGCGAGTATCACGGACTCCCTCCCAGCTTTGCTCACACCTCTGACATGGATTCCACCAAGATTAAGGGCAATATTGATCCCAATGCCCCCGTTCACTCCACTCGTATCCGTGTTGGGCGTTCCATTCAAGGCTTTGGTCTCTCTCCCGGAATCACGAAGCAACAACGTCTGGATGTGGAAGACCTCATGTCCCACGCTTTCAAGAAGCTAAAGGGAGATCTCTCTGGAAATTACTATCCCCTTTTGGGCATGGAAGAAGGAGTTCGCCAACAGCTCGTTGATGATCACTTCCTTTTCGTGTCTGGAGATAGGAACTTGAAAGTGGGTGGAATGGAGAGAGACTGGCCCGAGGGCCGGGGTATCTTCCATAACAAAGAAAAGTCATTCCTTACCTGGGTCAATGAGGAGGATCAGCTCCGTATCATCTCGATGGAAAAGGGTGGAGATGTCAAGGGAGTCTTTGAGAGATTAGCACGGGGTATCCAAGCAGTCGGGGATTCAGTCAAGGAGGAATCTGGAAAGGAATTTCTCTTGGATCCCAAATTGGGATACTTGCACTCTTGTCCCACCAATCTTGGAACTGGCATGAGAGCTTCAGTCCACGTTGATCTTCCAGGATGGACCAAAGAAGGATTGCCTGCCCTTAAGAAAAGATGTGAAGAACTTGCCCTTCAACCCCGTGGAACACGCGGTGAATCTGGAGGCCAAACTg GAGTTACTTATGATATTTCCAACAAGCATCGTCTTGGATACTCTGAGGTTCAATTGGTCCAAACCATGATTGATGGTGTTAACACTCTTTACAAGGAAGACTTGGAGCTTAAGAAGAAACATGGTCTTTAA
- the LOC121117187 gene encoding arginine kinase isoform X2 — MAEQKGFSHYFNSTTIYGRANSAKATLAALGGAFVYFKFLKGEKTILKAESVPPFPNILSTHSLVAKHVSKEKWEKLAGIQTKTSGFTLAKAIACAVEFDDQHCGIYAGDEDSYVDFAEVFIPLICEYHGLPPSFAHTSDMDSTKIKGNIDPNAPVHSTRIRVGRSIQGFGLSPGITKQQRLDVEDLMSHAFKKLKGDLSGNYYPLLGMEEGVRQQLVDDHFLFVSGDRNLKVGGMERDWPEGRGIFHNKEKSFLTWVNEEDQLRIISMEKGGDVKGVFERLARGIQAVGDSVKEESGKEFLLDPKLGYLHSCPTNLGTGMRASVHVDLPGWTKEGLPALKKRCEELALQPRGTRGESGGQTGVTYDISNKHRLGYSEVQLVQTMIDGVNTLYKEDLELKKKHGL, encoded by the exons ATGGCAGAACAAAAAGGATTCTCGCATTACTTCAACAGTACGACTATTTATGGACGTGCCAATAGTGCCAAAGCTACATTAGCTGCTCTTGGAGGGGCTttcgtttattttaaattcctcAAAGGCGAGAAG acAATTCTTAAAGCGGAGTCT GTTCCTCCTTTCCCCAACATTCTCTCAACCCACAGCTTGGTTGCCAAACACGTAAGCAAGGAGAAATGGGAGAAGTTGGCTGGTATCCAGACCAAGACTTCTGGTTTTACTTTGGCCAAGGCTATTGCATGCGCTGTGGAGTTTGACGATCAGCACTGTGGTATCTACGCTGGTGATGAAGACTCTTATGTTGATTTTGCGGAAGTGTTCATTCCCCTCATTTGCGAGTATCACGGACTCCCTCCCAGCTTTGCTCACACCTCTGACATGGATTCCACCAAGATTAAGGGCAATATTGATCCCAATGCCCCCGTTCACTCCACTCGTATCCGTGTTGGGCGTTCCATTCAAGGCTTTGGTCTCTCTCCCGGAATCACGAAGCAACAACGTCTGGATGTGGAAGACCTCATGTCCCACGCTTTCAAGAAGCTAAAGGGAGATCTCTCTGGAAATTACTATCCCCTTTTGGGCATGGAAGAAGGAGTTCGCCAACAGCTCGTTGATGATCACTTCCTTTTCGTGTCTGGAGATAGGAACTTGAAAGTGGGTGGAATGGAGAGAGACTGGCCCGAGGGCCGGGGTATCTTCCATAACAAAGAAAAGTCATTCCTTACCTGGGTCAATGAGGAGGATCAGCTCCGTATCATCTCGATGGAAAAGGGTGGAGATGTCAAGGGAGTCTTTGAGAGATTAGCACGGGGTATCCAAGCAGTCGGGGATTCAGTCAAGGAGGAATCTGGAAAGGAATTTCTCTTGGATCCCAAATTGGGATACTTGCACTCTTGTCCCACCAATCTTGGAACTGGCATGAGAGCTTCAGTCCACGTTGATCTTCCAGGATGGACCAAAGAAGGATTGCCTGCCCTTAAGAAAAGATGTGAAGAACTTGCCCTTCAACCCCGTGGAACACGCGGTGAATCTGGAGGCCAAACTg GAGTTACTTATGATATTTCCAACAAGCATCGTCTTGGATACTCTGAGGTTCAATTGGTCCAAACCATGATTGATGGTGTTAACACTCTTTACAAGGAAGACTTGGAGCTTAAGAAGAAACATGGTCTTTAA
- the Snap25 gene encoding synaptosomal-associated protein 25 isoform X1: MATDANNDDGPQLTELESLQLKANNITDDSLESTRRMISLCEDSEGAGMSSIQALEHQGEQLNRIENGMDGMNAEMAEAEKHLIGMEKWCGLCVCPWKRTAKIRDSDGQWAKGASSPNSSKPISSQPKSSDNINSNKGPYVKRILNDAREDEMEDNLQSVGNMLGNLKNMAADMGSTIENQNKQIDRINVKGSTVDTRIHIANKRTDKLLN, encoded by the exons ATGGCTACAGACGCAAATAATGACGACGGACCGCAATTAACGGAATTGGAGTCCTTGCAGCTCAAGGCTAACAACATCACAGATGATTCTCTTGAGAGTACCAGGCGCATGATTTCATTATGTGAAGAC AGTGAAGGGGCTGGTATGTCCTCAATTCAGGCGTTGGAACATCAAGGAG aACAACTTAACAGAATTGAAAATGGGATGGATGGAATGAATGCTGAAATGGCTGAGGCGGAAAAACATTTGATAGGAATGGAAAAGTGGTGTGGACTCTGTGTTTGTCCCTGGAAAAG AACTGCAAAAATAAGAGATTCCGATGGCCAATGGGCCAAGGGTGCTAGCTCTCCAAATTCGTCTAAGCCTATTAGTTCACAGCCAAAATCTTCTGATAATATCAATTCAAATAAGGGACCTTATGTTAAACGTATTTTAAATGATGCCCGAGAGGATGAAATGGAAGATAATTTACAGTCTGTTGGGAACATGCTTGGAAATTTGAAGAACATGGCGGCAGATATGGGTAGTACCATTGAGAATCAGAACAAACAAATCGATAGAATTAACGTTAAA GGATCAACTGTCGATACACGGATTCATATAGCCAACAAAAGGACAGACAAATTGTTGAACTAA
- the LOC121117187 gene encoding arginine kinase isoform X3, which produces MVRLSSFLNNILSSSFRSFLSIVLLFTSIYVFLVTYLPITTYESVPPFPNILSTHSLVAKHVSKEKWEKLAGIQTKTSGFTLAKAIACAVEFDDQHCGIYAGDEDSYVDFAEVFIPLICEYHGLPPSFAHTSDMDSTKIKGNIDPNAPVHSTRIRVGRSIQGFGLSPGITKQQRLDVEDLMSHAFKKLKGDLSGNYYPLLGMEEGVRQQLVDDHFLFVSGDRNLKVGGMERDWPEGRGIFHNKEKSFLTWVNEEDQLRIISMEKGGDVKGVFERLARGIQAVGDSVKEESGKEFLLDPKLGYLHSCPTNLGTGMRASVHVDLPGWTKEGLPALKKRCEELALQPRGTRGESGGQTGVTYDISNKHRLGYSEVQLVQTMIDGVNTLYKEDLELKKKHGL; this is translated from the exons ATGGTACGACTCTCTTCCTTTTTGAACAACATCCTTTCCTCCTCTTTCCGTTCCTTCCTCAGCATTGTCCTTCTCTTTACGTCTATTTATGTTTTCCTTGTCACTTACTTGCCAATAACCACCTATGAATCT GTTCCTCCTTTCCCCAACATTCTCTCAACCCACAGCTTGGTTGCCAAACACGTAAGCAAGGAGAAATGGGAGAAGTTGGCTGGTATCCAGACCAAGACTTCTGGTTTTACTTTGGCCAAGGCTATTGCATGCGCTGTGGAGTTTGACGATCAGCACTGTGGTATCTACGCTGGTGATGAAGACTCTTATGTTGATTTTGCGGAAGTGTTCATTCCCCTCATTTGCGAGTATCACGGACTCCCTCCCAGCTTTGCTCACACCTCTGACATGGATTCCACCAAGATTAAGGGCAATATTGATCCCAATGCCCCCGTTCACTCCACTCGTATCCGTGTTGGGCGTTCCATTCAAGGCTTTGGTCTCTCTCCCGGAATCACGAAGCAACAACGTCTGGATGTGGAAGACCTCATGTCCCACGCTTTCAAGAAGCTAAAGGGAGATCTCTCTGGAAATTACTATCCCCTTTTGGGCATGGAAGAAGGAGTTCGCCAACAGCTCGTTGATGATCACTTCCTTTTCGTGTCTGGAGATAGGAACTTGAAAGTGGGTGGAATGGAGAGAGACTGGCCCGAGGGCCGGGGTATCTTCCATAACAAAGAAAAGTCATTCCTTACCTGGGTCAATGAGGAGGATCAGCTCCGTATCATCTCGATGGAAAAGGGTGGAGATGTCAAGGGAGTCTTTGAGAGATTAGCACGGGGTATCCAAGCAGTCGGGGATTCAGTCAAGGAGGAATCTGGAAAGGAATTTCTCTTGGATCCCAAATTGGGATACTTGCACTCTTGTCCCACCAATCTTGGAACTGGCATGAGAGCTTCAGTCCACGTTGATCTTCCAGGATGGACCAAAGAAGGATTGCCTGCCCTTAAGAAAAGATGTGAAGAACTTGCCCTTCAACCCCGTGGAACACGCGGTGAATCTGGAGGCCAAACTg GAGTTACTTATGATATTTCCAACAAGCATCGTCTTGGATACTCTGAGGTTCAATTGGTCCAAACCATGATTGATGGTGTTAACACTCTTTACAAGGAAGACTTGGAGCTTAAGAAGAAACATGGTCTTTAA
- the LOC121119061 gene encoding uncharacterized protein, producing MPLNLVGDYGDSGGEEENPEDVGEEWQECYDDSSGYSYYWNLKTNQVLWEKPKEFVGKFKSPSSVPASVSSSSKVGRSKSLGGSSSSSSSSSKGKSSKRSERVVYGPSPVGTEPFTPEEIAISRIRKFENDLADGIIRNINKETPLDWKESKPSSILYESSFKWNKSTLIYPTLEAKEKVKGSKNAIALIGGVYGDDEDDSNNEEEEEKEEKKVIPPPAKKRKISVTVKASQSKATPLKPVPNVFLDSDKNEESSRTESRRKSAGSLYKKSIDSVAETLCDKLETLKVADIFITPLKLLAVQIETLFAAWQSGALSSSYLQRTLTDMTKKMSTIENNEIAPPGWKTIWDSTSKTYSYENLITGEVQSDKPQEEDEEDETGGVQEVLNKEEPEILQIDSDEENPSVPLPSKNKEEVEVLLPPLPPDPPPLKAPPPPPPLPPVEGPPPLPPLEGLPPLPPVEGQVQDMDLDEDETQGNGVPMLDKGQTPPTHMDSALSSFYKDLASIDKGSNSNSPTISPSISPIPNENCIENSPGEVEIDDKRKRKAKMSALTLKKKGVSNLVAKWNNLQEQTKHSK from the exons ATGCCTTTAAATCTTGTGGGCGACTATGGTGATAGTGGAGGGGAAGAAGAGAATCCCGAGGATGTGGGTGAGGAATGGCAGGAGTGCTACGACGACTCCTCTGGTTACTCCTATTATTGGAACCTTAAAACAAACCAGGTGTTGTGGGAAAAACCTAAAGAATTTGTTGGCAAGTTCAAGTCCCCTTCTTCTGTTCCTGCTTCAGTTTCTTCTTCCTCCAAGGTTGGGAGGAGTAAAAG TTTGGGCGGGAGTTCTTCGTCGTCGTCGTCGTCTTCGAAAGGCAAGTCGAGCAAGAGGAGTGAGCGAGTGGTTTACGGACCCTCGCCTGTAGGAACAGAACCTTTCACACCCGAAGAAATTGCAATATCTCGTATTCGCAAATTTGAGAATGATTTAGCTGATGGAATCATTCGCAATATCAATAAGGAAACCCCTTTGGATTGGAAAGAGTCCAAACCCAGTTCTATTTTGTATGAGTCCAGCTTTAAATGGAACAAATCCACGCTTATCTATCCAACATTAGAAGCAAAGGAAAAAGTAAAAGGATCCAAAAATGCGATTGCACTTATCGGAGGTGTTTATGGTGACGATGAAGATGATAGCAATAatgaggaggaggaggagaaagaagaaaaaaaagtgattccACCCCCTGCAAAGAAACGAAAAATATCCGTCACTGTCAAGGCCTCACAAAGCAAAGCAACTCCTCTAAAACCTGTACCCAATGTATTTTTGGACtctgataaaaatgaagagtCCTCACGGACTGAAAGTAGACGCAAGTCTGCTggttcattatataaaaaatcaatagactCTGTTGCTGAAACTCTCTGTGATAAATTAGAAACCCTCAAGGTGGCGGATATTTTCATAACACCACTGAAGCTTCTTGCTGTACAAATTGAA ACTTTATTTGCGGCTTGGCAAAGTGGAGCATTATCATCTTCCTATCTTCAGCGAACACTCACGGATATGACTAAGAAAATGAGTACAATTGAGAACAATGAAATTGCTCCACCTGGTTGGAAAACAATCTGGGACAG TACTTCAAAAACATACAGTTATGAAAATTTGATAACTGGGGAAGTTCAAAGCGATAAACCTcaagaagaagatgaagaagatGAAACAGGAGGCGTTCAGGAAGTTTTGAATAAGGAAGAACCGGAGATACTTCAAATTGATAGTGATGAGGAAAATCCCTCTGTACCCTTACCTtctaaaaacaaagaagaagTGGAGGTATTACTTCCTCCTCTTCCACCAGATCCTCCTCCACTTAAAGCACCCCCACCTCCTCCACCTCTTCCTCCTGTTGAAGGCCCTCCACCTCTTCCTCCTCTTGAAGGCCTTCCACCTCTTCCTCCTGTCGAAGGCCAAGTTCAAGATATGGATCTTGACGAAGATGAGACGCAAGGAAATGGTGTTCCGATGTTAGATAAAGGACAAACCCCTCCAACTCACATGGATTCTGCCCTTAGCTCTTTTTACAAAGATCTTGCTTCCATAGACAAGGGGAGTAACTCAAACAGTCCTACTATATCTCCATCTATTAGTCCTATTCCGAATGAAAATTGTATAGAAAATTCTCCTGGTGAAGTCGAAATTGACGATAAAAGAAAACGGAAG GCTAAAATGTCTGCATTAACGCTCAAAAAGAAAGGTGTAAGTAATTTGGTTGCAAAGTGGAATAATTTACAGGAGCAGACTAAACACTCAAAGTAA
- the LOC121117187 gene encoding arginine kinase isoform X5, translating into MSWKPTTMVPPFPNILSTHSLVAKHVSKEKWEKLAGIQTKTSGFTLAKAIACAVEFDDQHCGIYAGDEDSYVDFAEVFIPLICEYHGLPPSFAHTSDMDSTKIKGNIDPNAPVHSTRIRVGRSIQGFGLSPGITKQQRLDVEDLMSHAFKKLKGDLSGNYYPLLGMEEGVRQQLVDDHFLFVSGDRNLKVGGMERDWPEGRGIFHNKEKSFLTWVNEEDQLRIISMEKGGDVKGVFERLARGIQAVGDSVKEESGKEFLLDPKLGYLHSCPTNLGTGMRASVHVDLPGWTKEGLPALKKRCEELALQPRGTRGESGGQTGVTYDISNKHRLGYSEVQLVQTMIDGVNTLYKEDLELKKKHGL; encoded by the exons ATGAGTTGGAAACCTACCACGATG GTTCCTCCTTTCCCCAACATTCTCTCAACCCACAGCTTGGTTGCCAAACACGTAAGCAAGGAGAAATGGGAGAAGTTGGCTGGTATCCAGACCAAGACTTCTGGTTTTACTTTGGCCAAGGCTATTGCATGCGCTGTGGAGTTTGACGATCAGCACTGTGGTATCTACGCTGGTGATGAAGACTCTTATGTTGATTTTGCGGAAGTGTTCATTCCCCTCATTTGCGAGTATCACGGACTCCCTCCCAGCTTTGCTCACACCTCTGACATGGATTCCACCAAGATTAAGGGCAATATTGATCCCAATGCCCCCGTTCACTCCACTCGTATCCGTGTTGGGCGTTCCATTCAAGGCTTTGGTCTCTCTCCCGGAATCACGAAGCAACAACGTCTGGATGTGGAAGACCTCATGTCCCACGCTTTCAAGAAGCTAAAGGGAGATCTCTCTGGAAATTACTATCCCCTTTTGGGCATGGAAGAAGGAGTTCGCCAACAGCTCGTTGATGATCACTTCCTTTTCGTGTCTGGAGATAGGAACTTGAAAGTGGGTGGAATGGAGAGAGACTGGCCCGAGGGCCGGGGTATCTTCCATAACAAAGAAAAGTCATTCCTTACCTGGGTCAATGAGGAGGATCAGCTCCGTATCATCTCGATGGAAAAGGGTGGAGATGTCAAGGGAGTCTTTGAGAGATTAGCACGGGGTATCCAAGCAGTCGGGGATTCAGTCAAGGAGGAATCTGGAAAGGAATTTCTCTTGGATCCCAAATTGGGATACTTGCACTCTTGTCCCACCAATCTTGGAACTGGCATGAGAGCTTCAGTCCACGTTGATCTTCCAGGATGGACCAAAGAAGGATTGCCTGCCCTTAAGAAAAGATGTGAAGAACTTGCCCTTCAACCCCGTGGAACACGCGGTGAATCTGGAGGCCAAACTg GAGTTACTTATGATATTTCCAACAAGCATCGTCTTGGATACTCTGAGGTTCAATTGGTCCAAACCATGATTGATGGTGTTAACACTCTTTACAAGGAAGACTTGGAGCTTAAGAAGAAACATGGTCTTTAA
- the LOC121117187 gene encoding arginine kinase isoform X4 — translation MAEQKGFSHYFNSTTIYGRANSAKATLAALGGAFVYFKFLKGEKVPPFPNILSTHSLVAKHVSKEKWEKLAGIQTKTSGFTLAKAIACAVEFDDQHCGIYAGDEDSYVDFAEVFIPLICEYHGLPPSFAHTSDMDSTKIKGNIDPNAPVHSTRIRVGRSIQGFGLSPGITKQQRLDVEDLMSHAFKKLKGDLSGNYYPLLGMEEGVRQQLVDDHFLFVSGDRNLKVGGMERDWPEGRGIFHNKEKSFLTWVNEEDQLRIISMEKGGDVKGVFERLARGIQAVGDSVKEESGKEFLLDPKLGYLHSCPTNLGTGMRASVHVDLPGWTKEGLPALKKRCEELALQPRGTRGESGGQTGVTYDISNKHRLGYSEVQLVQTMIDGVNTLYKEDLELKKKHGL, via the exons ATGGCAGAACAAAAAGGATTCTCGCATTACTTCAACAGTACGACTATTTATGGACGTGCCAATAGTGCCAAAGCTACATTAGCTGCTCTTGGAGGGGCTttcgtttattttaaattcctcAAAGGCGAGAAG GTTCCTCCTTTCCCCAACATTCTCTCAACCCACAGCTTGGTTGCCAAACACGTAAGCAAGGAGAAATGGGAGAAGTTGGCTGGTATCCAGACCAAGACTTCTGGTTTTACTTTGGCCAAGGCTATTGCATGCGCTGTGGAGTTTGACGATCAGCACTGTGGTATCTACGCTGGTGATGAAGACTCTTATGTTGATTTTGCGGAAGTGTTCATTCCCCTCATTTGCGAGTATCACGGACTCCCTCCCAGCTTTGCTCACACCTCTGACATGGATTCCACCAAGATTAAGGGCAATATTGATCCCAATGCCCCCGTTCACTCCACTCGTATCCGTGTTGGGCGTTCCATTCAAGGCTTTGGTCTCTCTCCCGGAATCACGAAGCAACAACGTCTGGATGTGGAAGACCTCATGTCCCACGCTTTCAAGAAGCTAAAGGGAGATCTCTCTGGAAATTACTATCCCCTTTTGGGCATGGAAGAAGGAGTTCGCCAACAGCTCGTTGATGATCACTTCCTTTTCGTGTCTGGAGATAGGAACTTGAAAGTGGGTGGAATGGAGAGAGACTGGCCCGAGGGCCGGGGTATCTTCCATAACAAAGAAAAGTCATTCCTTACCTGGGTCAATGAGGAGGATCAGCTCCGTATCATCTCGATGGAAAAGGGTGGAGATGTCAAGGGAGTCTTTGAGAGATTAGCACGGGGTATCCAAGCAGTCGGGGATTCAGTCAAGGAGGAATCTGGAAAGGAATTTCTCTTGGATCCCAAATTGGGATACTTGCACTCTTGTCCCACCAATCTTGGAACTGGCATGAGAGCTTCAGTCCACGTTGATCTTCCAGGATGGACCAAAGAAGGATTGCCTGCCCTTAAGAAAAGATGTGAAGAACTTGCCCTTCAACCCCGTGGAACACGCGGTGAATCTGGAGGCCAAACTg GAGTTACTTATGATATTTCCAACAAGCATCGTCTTGGATACTCTGAGGTTCAATTGGTCCAAACCATGATTGATGGTGTTAACACTCTTTACAAGGAAGACTTGGAGCTTAAGAAGAAACATGGTCTTTAA
- the Snap25 gene encoding synaptosomal-associated protein 25 isoform X2: MATDANNDDGPQLTELESLQLKANNITDDSLESTRRMISLCEDSKEAGIKTLVALDDQGEQLEKIEGGMDSINADMQIAEKALKGMELCCGVFPKFWKKTNEFKEDDAIWKGGEDGGVGGGGPPPASMSTMGPQGGYVAKITNDDREEEMEENMQQVSTMIGNLRNMAADMGNEVENQNRQLDRINLKGASNESRVKIANDRAGALLK; encoded by the exons ATGGCTACAGACGCAAATAATGACGACGGACCGCAATTAACGGAATTGGAGTCCTTGCAGCTCAAGGCTAACAACATCACAGATGATTCTCTTGAGAGTACCAGGCGCATGATTTCATTATGTGAAGAC TCTAAAGAGGCAGGAATCAAAACCTTGGTGGCTCTTGATGACCAAGGcg AACAACTTGAGAAGATCGAAGGTGGAATGGATTCAATTAACGCAGATATGCAGATAGCAGAAAAGGCTTTGAAAGGCATGGAACTATGTTGCGGAGTCTTCCccaaattttggaaaaa aacgaaCGAGTTCAAAGAGGATGATGCTATTTGGAAGGGTGGTGAGGATGGTGGAGTGGGTGGAGGAGGTCCTCCACCTGCAAGCATGAGTACAATGGGTCCTCAAGGAGGTTATGTTGCCAA GATAACAAATGATGATCGTGAAGAAGAAATGGAGGAGAACATGCAGCAAGTGAGTACTATGATTGGTAACCTAAGAAACATGGCTGCTGATATGGGTAACGAAGTAGAAAATCAAAATCGACAACTGGATAGGATAAATCTCAAA ggAGCATCCAATGAAAGCCGTGTTAAGATAGCCAATGATAGAGCCGGAGCTTTGCTCAAATAG
- the LOC121117187 gene encoding arginine kinase isoform X1, translating into MVRLSSFLNNILSSSFRSFLSIVLLFTSIYVFLVTYLPITTYESTILKAESVPPFPNILSTHSLVAKHVSKEKWEKLAGIQTKTSGFTLAKAIACAVEFDDQHCGIYAGDEDSYVDFAEVFIPLICEYHGLPPSFAHTSDMDSTKIKGNIDPNAPVHSTRIRVGRSIQGFGLSPGITKQQRLDVEDLMSHAFKKLKGDLSGNYYPLLGMEEGVRQQLVDDHFLFVSGDRNLKVGGMERDWPEGRGIFHNKEKSFLTWVNEEDQLRIISMEKGGDVKGVFERLARGIQAVGDSVKEESGKEFLLDPKLGYLHSCPTNLGTGMRASVHVDLPGWTKEGLPALKKRCEELALQPRGTRGESGGQTGVTYDISNKHRLGYSEVQLVQTMIDGVNTLYKEDLELKKKHGL; encoded by the exons ATGGTACGACTCTCTTCCTTTTTGAACAACATCCTTTCCTCCTCTTTCCGTTCCTTCCTCAGCATTGTCCTTCTCTTTACGTCTATTTATGTTTTCCTTGTCACTTACTTGCCAATAACCACCTATGAATCT acAATTCTTAAAGCGGAGTCT GTTCCTCCTTTCCCCAACATTCTCTCAACCCACAGCTTGGTTGCCAAACACGTAAGCAAGGAGAAATGGGAGAAGTTGGCTGGTATCCAGACCAAGACTTCTGGTTTTACTTTGGCCAAGGCTATTGCATGCGCTGTGGAGTTTGACGATCAGCACTGTGGTATCTACGCTGGTGATGAAGACTCTTATGTTGATTTTGCGGAAGTGTTCATTCCCCTCATTTGCGAGTATCACGGACTCCCTCCCAGCTTTGCTCACACCTCTGACATGGATTCCACCAAGATTAAGGGCAATATTGATCCCAATGCCCCCGTTCACTCCACTCGTATCCGTGTTGGGCGTTCCATTCAAGGCTTTGGTCTCTCTCCCGGAATCACGAAGCAACAACGTCTGGATGTGGAAGACCTCATGTCCCACGCTTTCAAGAAGCTAAAGGGAGATCTCTCTGGAAATTACTATCCCCTTTTGGGCATGGAAGAAGGAGTTCGCCAACAGCTCGTTGATGATCACTTCCTTTTCGTGTCTGGAGATAGGAACTTGAAAGTGGGTGGAATGGAGAGAGACTGGCCCGAGGGCCGGGGTATCTTCCATAACAAAGAAAAGTCATTCCTTACCTGGGTCAATGAGGAGGATCAGCTCCGTATCATCTCGATGGAAAAGGGTGGAGATGTCAAGGGAGTCTTTGAGAGATTAGCACGGGGTATCCAAGCAGTCGGGGATTCAGTCAAGGAGGAATCTGGAAAGGAATTTCTCTTGGATCCCAAATTGGGATACTTGCACTCTTGTCCCACCAATCTTGGAACTGGCATGAGAGCTTCAGTCCACGTTGATCTTCCAGGATGGACCAAAGAAGGATTGCCTGCCCTTAAGAAAAGATGTGAAGAACTTGCCCTTCAACCCCGTGGAACACGCGGTGAATCTGGAGGCCAAACTg GAGTTACTTATGATATTTCCAACAAGCATCGTCTTGGATACTCTGAGGTTCAATTGGTCCAAACCATGATTGATGGTGTTAACACTCTTTACAAGGAAGACTTGGAGCTTAAGAAGAAACATGGTCTTTAA
- the Snap25 gene encoding synaptosomal-associated protein 25 isoform X3, whose translation MMYTSLSVYPNNFFVLFLIIAYQSKEAGIKTLVALDDQGEQLEKIEGGMDSINADMQIAEKALKGMELCCGVFPKFWKKTNEFKEDDAIWKGGEDGGVGGGGPPPASMSTMGPQGGYVAKITNDDREEEMEENMQQVSTMIGNLRNMAADMGNEVENQNRQLDRINLKGASNESRVKIANDRAGALLK comes from the exons ATGATGTACACGAGTCTATCTGTGTAccccaataacttttttgttttgtttttaataattgctTACCAGTCTAAAGAGGCAGGAATCAAAACCTTGGTGGCTCTTGATGACCAAGGcg AACAACTTGAGAAGATCGAAGGTGGAATGGATTCAATTAACGCAGATATGCAGATAGCAGAAAAGGCTTTGAAAGGCATGGAACTATGTTGCGGAGTCTTCCccaaattttggaaaaa aacgaaCGAGTTCAAAGAGGATGATGCTATTTGGAAGGGTGGTGAGGATGGTGGAGTGGGTGGAGGAGGTCCTCCACCTGCAAGCATGAGTACAATGGGTCCTCAAGGAGGTTATGTTGCCAA GATAACAAATGATGATCGTGAAGAAGAAATGGAGGAGAACATGCAGCAAGTGAGTACTATGATTGGTAACCTAAGAAACATGGCTGCTGATATGGGTAACGAAGTAGAAAATCAAAATCGACAACTGGATAGGATAAATCTCAAA ggAGCATCCAATGAAAGCCGTGTTAAGATAGCCAATGATAGAGCCGGAGCTTTGCTCAAATAG